A region of the Pseudomonas sp. J452 genome:
AACCCCAGCACGACGAAGGCGCTGATGCCCAGCCAGGGGGCCTGCAGGTTGGATTTGCCCTGGGCCACCAGTTCACCGAGCGAGGGCTCGCCGGCGGGCAGGCCGAAGCCGAGGAAGTCCAGCGAGGTCAGGGTGCCGATCGCGGTGGTGATGATGAAGGGCATGAAGGTCAGGGTCGAGACCATAGCGTTGGGCAGGATGTGGCGGAACATGATGGCGCCGTTCTGCATGCCCAAGGCTCGGGCGGCGCGCACGTATTCCAGGTTGCGCCCACGGAGGAATTCGGCACGCACCAGGTCGACCAGGGTCATCCAGGAGAACAGCAGCATGATCCCCAGCAGCCACCAGAAACTCGGCTGCACGAAGCTGGAGAGGATGATCAGCATGAACAGCATCGGCAGGCCCGACCAGATTTCCAGGAAGCGCTGCCCGACCAGGTCGATCCAGCCGCCATAGAACCCCTGCAGGGCACCGGCGATCACCCCGATGATCGAGCTGAGCACGGTCAGCACCAGGGCGAACAGGATCGAGATACGGAAGCCGTAGATAATCCGCGCCAGCACGTCGCGGCCCTGGTCATCGGTGCCTAGCCAGTTCTGCGCGGAGGGCGGGGCGGGCGAGGGCACCTGCAGGTCGTAGTTGATGCTGCTGTAGTCGAAGGGGATCGGCGGCCAGAGCATCCAGCCGTCCTTGGCCGCGACCAGTTCGCGGATGTAGGGGCTCTTGTAATTGGCCTGCAGCGGGAATTCGCCGCCGAAGGTGGTTTCCGCATAGCGCTTGAACACCGGGAAGTACCACTCGCCGTCGTAACGCACCGCCAGCGGCTTGTCGTTGGCGATCAGTTCGGCGCCGAGGCTGAGGGTGAACAGGGCGAGAAACAGCCACAGCGACCACCAGCCGCGCTTGTTAGCCTTGAAGCGGGCAAAGCGCCGCTGATTGAGAGGGGAGAGCTTCATCATCAATTCTCCCGGCTATCGAAGTCGATGCGCGGGTCGACCAGGGTATAGGACACGTCGCTGAGCAGCTTGGCCAGCAGGCCGAACAGGGAAAAGATGAACAGGGTGCCGAACACCACCGGATAGTCGCGATTGACGATCGACTCGAAGCCGAGCAGACCCAGGCCGTCGAGGGAGAACACCACCTCGATGAGCATCGAGCCGGTGAAGAAGATGCCGAGGAAGGCGCTGGGGAAGCCGGCGATGATGATCAGCATGGCGTTGCGGAACACATGGCCGTAGAGCACCTGATTGTTGGTCAGGCCCTTGGCGCGTGCGGTGATCACGTACTGCTTGCTGATCTCGTCGAGGAAGCTGTTCTTGGTCAGCAGGGTAAGGGTGGCGAAGTTGCCGATCACCAGCGCGGTCACCGGCAAGACTAGGTGCCAGAAGTAGTCGAGGATCTGCCCGCCGAGGCTCAGTTCGTCGAAGTTGTTCGAGGTCAGCCCGCGTAGCGGGAACCAGTCCCAGTAACTGCCGCCGGCGAACAGCACGATCATCAGGATGGCGAAGAGGAAGGCCGGGATGGCATAGCCGATGATGATCGCCGAGCTAGTCCAGACATCGAAGGCGCTGCCGTGGCGGGTGGCCTTGGCGATGCCCAGTGGAATGGAGATCAGGTAGGTGATCAGGGTGCTCCATAGGCCCAGGGAAATCGACACCGGCATCTTCTCGATGATCAGGTCGATGACCTGGGTATCACGGGCGAAGCTGACGCCGAAATCCAGCTGGGCGTAGTTTTTCAGCATGATCCAGAAGCGTTCCGGCGCCGACTTGTCGAAGCCGTACATGCGCTCGATCTCGGCGATCAGGTCGGGGTCCAGGCCCTGGGCGCCACGGTAGGTCGAACCGGCCACCGCCACTTCGCCGCCACCACCGGAAACGCGCCCGGTGGCGCCACCGGAGGCGGCATCGAAGCCTTCCAGCTTGGCGATCATCTGCTCGACCGGGCCGCCGGGCGCGGCCTGGATGATGATGAAGTTGATCAGCAGGATGCCCAGCAGGGTAGGGATGATCAGCAGCAGGCGGCGCAGGATATAGGCGAGCATCAGTTGGCTTCCTGCGCGGGTTCGGTTGGCGCGGTGACCGGCGCGCTGGCTTGGGATTCTTCCCACCAGGTCATCAGGCCGTAGTCGTACAGCGGCGTGATGGCTGGGCGGCCGAAGCGCTTCCAGTAGGCCACGCGCCAGGTGTCGACGTAGTAGTTGGGCACCACGTAGTGGCCCCAGAGCAGGGCGCGATCGAGGGCACGGGCGTGGGTGATCAGCGCCTTGCGCGAGTCGGCGCGGATCAGGCCCTCCACCAGCTTGTCGATGGCCGGGTCACGCAGGCCCATGAAGTTGCGGCTACCGGGGTTGTCGGCGCTGCTCGAGTGCCAGTACTCGCGCTGTTCATTGCCCGGCGAGCTGGACTGCGACCAGATGGCCGAGGTCATGTCGTAGTCGCGCGAGTTGAGGCGGTTGATGTACTGGGACACGTCGACCCGGCGGATCTGCAGATCGATGCCCAGCTCGGCGAGATTGCGTTTGAACGGCAGGATCACCCGCTCCAAGTTGGCCTGGAAGTTGAGGAATTCGAAGCTCAGCTGCTTGCCATTGGCATCGACCATCTTGTCGTTGTCGATGCGGTAGCCTGCCTCGGTCAGCAGCTGGTAGGCGCGCCGGCTCTGCTCGCGAATGATGCCGCTGCCATCGCTGACCGGCGGCTTGAAGGCCTGGGTGAAGACTGCCGGTGGCAGTTGTGCCCGCAGGGGTTCGAGCAGCTTCAGTTCGTCGGCATCCGGCAGGCCGCTGGCCGCCATTTCCGAGTTCTCGAAATAGCTGTGGGTGCGCTTGTAGGCGCCGTAGAACAGTTGCTTGTTGGCCCATTCGAAGTCGAACAACAGGGCGATGGCCTCGCGCACGCGGGCATCCTGGAACAGCGGGCGGCGCAGGTTGAACACATAGCCCTGCATGCCAACCGGGTTATGGTTGGTGATGGCCTGCTGGACGAACTTGCCGGCACTCAGGGCCGGGGACTCGTAGCCGGTGGCCCAGTCCTTGGCCGAGTACTCGAGGTTGACGTCGAAGCTGCCTTTCTTGAAGGCCTCGAGAGCGACTGCGCTGTCGCGGTAGTACTCAATCTGGATGGTGTCGAAGTTGTACTGGCCGCGCGCGACGGGCAGGTCCTTGGCCCACCAGTCCTTGATCCGTTCGAAGCGCAGGGCGCTGCCCGGCTCGACCTTGGTGATTTGGTAGGGGCCGCTGCCCAGCGGTGGCTCCAGGCTGCTCTTGGCGAAGTCGCGGTTGGCCCACCAGTGCTTGGGCAGGATCTGCAACTGGCCAAGGATCAGCGGCAGCTCACGGTTCTCCGGGTGCTTGAAGTCGAAGCGCACGCGCAGTTTGTCCTCGACCACCACCTGCGCCACATCGGCG
Encoded here:
- a CDS encoding microcin C ABC transporter permease YejB; amino-acid sequence: MLAYILRRLLLIIPTLLGILLINFIIIQAAPGGPVEQMIAKLEGFDAASGGATGRVSGGGGEVAVAGSTYRGAQGLDPDLIAEIERMYGFDKSAPERFWIMLKNYAQLDFGVSFARDTQVIDLIIEKMPVSISLGLWSTLITYLISIPLGIAKATRHGSAFDVWTSSAIIIGYAIPAFLFAILMIVLFAGGSYWDWFPLRGLTSNNFDELSLGGQILDYFWHLVLPVTALVIGNFATLTLLTKNSFLDEISKQYVITARAKGLTNNQVLYGHVFRNAMLIIIAGFPSAFLGIFFTGSMLIEVVFSLDGLGLLGFESIVNRDYPVVFGTLFIFSLFGLLAKLLSDVSYTLVDPRIDFDSREN
- a CDS encoding ABC transporter permease; amino-acid sequence: MKLSPLNQRRFARFKANKRGWWSLWLFLALFTLSLGAELIANDKPLAVRYDGEWYFPVFKRYAETTFGGEFPLQANYKSPYIRELVAAKDGWMLWPPIPFDYSSINYDLQVPSPAPPSAQNWLGTDDQGRDVLARIIYGFRISILFALVLTVLSSIIGVIAGALQGFYGGWIDLVGQRFLEIWSGLPMLFMLIILSSFVQPSFWWLLGIMLLFSWMTLVDLVRAEFLRGRNLEYVRAARALGMQNGAIMFRHILPNAMVSTLTFMPFIITTAIGTLTSLDFLGFGLPAGEPSLGELVAQGKSNLQAPWLGISAFVVLGLMLSLLVFIGEAARDAFDPRK
- a CDS encoding extracellular solute-binding protein, whose translation is MTNPLRALGAGLLLIAGLAQAAPQHALTLYGEAPKYPANFQHFDYVNPDAPKGGILRLPGLSGFDSFNPFITKGNAPAQIGLIYDSLTYHSPDEPFTEYGLLAEKIDKAPDNSFVRFILNPKARFHDGTPVTAEDVAFTFNTLIEKGTPQYRHYYADVAQVVVEDKLRVRFDFKHPENRELPLILGQLQILPKHWWANRDFAKSSLEPPLGSGPYQITKVEPGSALRFERIKDWWAKDLPVARGQYNFDTIQIEYYRDSAVALEAFKKGSFDVNLEYSAKDWATGYESPALSAGKFVQQAITNHNPVGMQGYVFNLRRPLFQDARVREAIALLFDFEWANKQLFYGAYKRTHSYFENSEMAASGLPDADELKLLEPLRAQLPPAVFTQAFKPPVSDGSGIIREQSRRAYQLLTEAGYRIDNDKMVDANGKQLSFEFLNFQANLERVILPFKRNLAELGIDLQIRRVDVSQYINRLNSRDYDMTSAIWSQSSSPGNEQREYWHSSSADNPGSRNFMGLRDPAIDKLVEGLIRADSRKALITHARALDRALLWGHYVVPNYYVDTWRVAYWKRFGRPAITPLYDYGLMTWWEESQASAPVTAPTEPAQEAN